The Myripristis murdjan chromosome 4, fMyrMur1.1, whole genome shotgun sequence region GCACTAAGAAAAAGTAACAGATAAAAGGAGATCAAACATCAGTGAAATGAGTGTTTGCATTtaagtaaaaaattaaataaccaAGGTTTGCGTGTCAAGAAATGACATTACACACAGATATCTGTGCGTGATCTGTGATTTATTCGTAATGCTATTACAGCTAGTCCTCATCATTTCAGACCATGGAGCTTAAGGCTTGTGATGTTATTTGCCATGAATATGTTTCAATGTGCCTTTTATCTATCTCAAAACAAAGACATTCACTCTTAACTAAACTCTTAACTAGTACCGTTATTCTCAgcagtctgtttttttaataacttcATATCAGTTGACTACAAATcatacaaaaatatcaaaaagatGACACATGCAACtactcaaaatcaaaaatctctgcctctttctctttccaaaAAGCAAAACTGCGGTCAATGTATTTACAAATTTCTTCATTGCTAAAACTGGAAATGTCAGTTCCCAGCATCTCCTCATCTGGGGTAGGTGTCTGGACTATGACTTTAGGAACCTGTCTAACCTCTGGAAGTGTATGTTTCTCCACTTTTGGAGGCTTTTCAGACTGATTCACTGTGTTTCCAAAGAACTTTAATTTAATGTCCTCGAAGCCATCCTTCCACTCACGGTTTCCAGCCTCAATGTCCTGTATGACAGCTTTGTGAAAGTCCCTGACTGTCTCCCAGGCAAAGCACCCAATGTGGTCAAACACCTCAAAACATAGGAGGTGCCTCATTTTGCGTTCGTCGGCaggcagctccagctccaggaTGTGAAAGTAGCCCAGCATGAAGAGATCGAGGGTCAAGCTGTCATAGTCGACTGGCACTCCATTGAGACGAGGGAGGAAATGCTCCGGGGAGTAGAGGGCCTTCTGCTTGTGGAGCCTGTGGGTaaggctgcacaattaatcaaaaagCACTGACATCACAACACTGCCTAATATAATCTCCAAGCTGCAAAATTCTGCAGAGGGTAAAAATATTTCCAACAGCATCAGGAACAAATTTGTACTAGGCGGGCAGGTTCCATAGACAAGAGCAAGTTGTATGAATCTTTCATTTTAATCAAGATTTTAATCAAATCTTTGCTTTTGgaacctctctttctctttttacaCACACTTCTGTTCAAAAATTAAGACCTGAAAAAGCAGAATTTACATTGTACAAAGATGTGTGCCATGTGTAATATTATTCATATCAAAATACAGTTTCGTCTGTAATTTTATTCAGCAGTGGGCAACAGCTGTAGTTTTGTTCACCTACTTCCAGTTGGGCTTCTAGTGTTGAAAGTGTTGTTAATCTTAATGTAATTATTACTTCCAAAACAAGAGGACTAcacttatttcagttttatataACAGTAAGACTGTCATGATCAGGCCTACCTGCGTATCTGTCTCGATGGCACACTGGAGATCATGCTCCTCCAGTTTCCTAACATCTTGTTGACAGCACTCCGCTGTTTGAAGAAATGTCCCAGAGAACTATTCATCATCTTTTTGGACTGGGCGCTCTCCTCGCTGCCCGAACAACCTGACCCAGATTTGTCATCCAGCCCTGGCTCACTGTCACTCATCTTCCTCTCTGCGGCGTCCTTACTTTTCAGTGCTACACTGTACGCTGATTTCTTCCAGTGGCCTAAAAACAGGACCACTATACGCTCCTTTCTAAGGCTGGTGGTCTCTATTACATCTGTAACATTCTCATCATAGTCAATGCCAGAGTCACTGTTTTGGTCTGTTTCTGGAGATGCATtcaagagttgaagctgtttgtcTGGAGTCTCCAGCTGTGAGGGAGAATTTAACATGACAGGTGCCTCCGCATCATCTGACACAGTTGAGTTCTCACTCTCAAAATTGGACTTGAGATTCCTCACAGACACCCCAAACTGATGTATTTCGTCCTCTATCCTCTCCCTGCGTCCCCTGGTGGAGTTCTGTCTGACCGGTGTCTGGGAGAATACGGTGATCAGGTCAGTGTTGGGCATCTTGCAGTGGGGCAGGTCTGTCAGGTTAGTCATGAGCAGAGACATGCTCTTTACAATGCCCGAGATGCGGTTGCACCACAAAGGCAGAGGAACTTGACTTGTGAAGTTTCTGAATTGTGTATTGACCGTGATGTTCACTATGGGAGCTGGAAGGATGTGTCGGAGCTCCTCGGCCAAACGGGCTAGCTCCAGCTCATAGCCCTCACAGTTCCTCTGCATGGAGACATTAGCGATCTGTTTCTCCAGGTAGATGAGGTCGTCTTCAGTCAGCAGCTCACCAAATGGCCCCAGGATGGCATTGTGGGCCTGGGAGTACCTCCAGCTGACCTTGTCATATCTGTGTGCATTCTCCTGTAAGAGCAGAGGCAAAAGGAAGAAGATGAATATGCTGCATATGTGATATTTAAGGCCCTTTTCAGAATTAAAAATGGCTTGAACTTTGAAGGAATAGAGTATTGGTCGAATAGAACCACATTCATATAAACCTCAGAAACATGAAATGGCCAGTTACGTACTAATAAGTGTGATCTATGATTTGGTATATGCAGTTAGAagcattttatgttttccaCACCACCCAGGGAGACTGATGGCCGCCACAGTATAAGGGTTTTCTATCAGTGCCATTAGTTTCTTTGGTCACAGTAATCATGCACTCAACACTTTCACCTGCTCAGACATATGTTATTAGTGGAGCTGGGTATCAAAATGTGTTAACTTTAAGGTACTGTAAATGCCTCACTATTACAGAGTGTTGGACAAAGAAAAAGTCACTGAGGAAAAGGTAAGATGAGCAGGgtgaaactgaataaaaaccCTAAAATAAGGTTGCTAATTTACtagaattaaaatgatgaaagaacAGTAGGCTAGATATAGTCTAATgtacagtgtcatttttttgatATTGATTTTAATATCATTACTGCAAATTACGCTGAAATATCATGATAGTATTTTAAGGTTATATCACCCACCCCTAGTGTCACCACTGGCCTAGGATCGGACTCTACTAGAGCTTTCTCTACTGGGTTTCCCTCTTCCTTTACTACTGAAAACTGCATTATCAGTGCACTTTTTAAGGGATAAAATAGACattcaccctcctcctctgatCTTCCTCATCCAGAAGCCTGGTCTGCAGCTGCCGCACCATGACTTGCCTCTTCCACTCAGCAATGGGACGCCCCTTCTCATCGTGAGTGGGCACCAGGTAGTCAATGTCCGACAGGTTGGCCTCCTCACTGGGCAGCACGACCATCTTATTCTGCAAATGACACAGGGCGATTACGTTTTGTAGATGAGCATAACGGGATATCAGGTTGAGGTGTTacacaaacaaagcaagaaATTACAAAGAAAAGATGGGAGACATAATCGAGCTTATAATACTTACTGCTTGTACAGTAAATACTCCTGTCATCTCTGACTGTTTCAAAGATTTAATGGACCCCATATCAGCCAGAagttttttttcagccaagagTTTGGCACCAGGCAACATCATCTTATCGGCAGGGACATTTATCTCACTCCCAGTGGCCTTGGGCTGACCGAAACCTTTAATAACTGCAATACAAATCATAAGCAGTCTCAGACTGtattgtaacacacacacacacacatacacttgtaCACATGCACGGATACAATTTTTTTCCGCTGAGCATTGATTTGCGTggtataaaaatgattaaaatagattaaaaaaatgttcctctCACCAGATGTTGCAATGTGAACCTGTTCTATTCTAGtggctgctgttttctgtgattGGGCTGGTATGCTGGGCGGAGATGAAGAAGACGGTGAAGGAGGGGCAGGAGGGGGTGATGGGTATCTTGCCTGGGGGGACTCCTCATTCTCAGGTTTctgatatggaaaaaaagagtGACATTGCCAAATGCTTTGGGTTATTATGTGAAGAACTGaggaaagagtgaaaaaaacaaaaaaaacaaaatggtgtTCACCTGTAAGCTCTCCATCTGCGTGTTACTGTCCCTGCATGCGTCACTCAGGCACTGGTAGTAGTCCTCTCTGCTGGGTTGCCACAACACAGCTGGCTTTACCTTCACCTCTCCCTCTAAAGGAGTGATGTTCTCAATGGGCTTATCTGTGGCAAAGAGCTACAACAACAGAGAAATTTCCCTATAggagactgaaaaacaaatcaagtaCAGGGGAAAGAGAGCAACTTTGAATATATTGGCAACATTTAACACCACTGTAGGGAGGATGCAGGGTATATGGAAGCATTTAGATCCCCTTTAATAGACCTGTAATGTCCTAATGGACTCCATGCAGTATGCATATCAAATTCAGCTCTCCGAGGACATTATTAGAAACCAAAACATCAAAGGCAGGCCTAATACGCTGCTGCATGCTGTTGTGCTTTGTGTCCATGAGGTGGTCCTCGCCATTTCCTGTCACGCGGCACTTTGATGTTGAACAGCACGGAATATGCTGTGACACTACTCAGGCAGAGGAATAAACTTCCCCGAAGTTGTGTAAtacataaatagataaacaGGGGGCTGGGAATGGGGGGAACCCAATTCCTTTGTGACCCTTCTCGAAACAGTTTAGCATCCTGAAAGCTACAATGCATTTGTTCGTGTGTGCGTTTAATTAGATCCAGTGGCCAACAAACTAAACATTTGGTTTTCATCAGCACCCCATCACAATTCCTACAAAGATATAGATAGACTAACCCTGTTCTGGCCCACATCCACTCTCCCAATATCTGAGGCCATAAAGACCCTGATCAGGACAGATTAGGAGCCGAGAGTTAAGAAACAGCTACTCACTGCTGTCAAACTGACAGGCGTACAACATCAGTAATCTGTAGTCACTATGGATCAAGCCAcgagagacagaaaatgattTTAGAACAGCATCTCTACTTAAGGAACATGTCTCACATTTTTTGGCTCTGGGATCCATCACTGAAACAgcctgtttctgtgtgaaatATTCAAGTTTATGGTGATAAATTGCAACATGGAATGTATACAGTAAGTATACATTATACACAGAACACTGTAATGTAAATGCATGTCCACTCACACTTTCATATATTCTCAGTGAAATGGATTCCTACATGATGGAGACAAATACCTTTGAGGCTAACAGCTATCATCCACCAGGCACAATCATTACATTAAACTCAAGCCTACATCTACTCAAAAAATGCTTTCTCTAGCCAAACTACACTGATCCTACTGCACAATAGCttgcattttgtatttaaaaaatctacAGTATATCAAAAAAATTTTGGTTTTAATAGCAGTTAAATTACACTTTATCTTATTCAAACTGTAATACTACAACATCATCCAAAATCTATATCCAGCCCCAGTCCAAAAAACTCATGTGCAAAAATCACCAATGATTGAGTATAGCAAGTTCATAATCTAAGACATAAGCCTGCAGCATTAGTCATGACTAACAGTAAGTGGCTACCACAAAACTGCTGTGAAAACAGTCAAAACATTGCCAACACAACTTTTCCTGTTAGGGCTCCTCTTGCATAATTCATACCTTCATCTCACAAAAATTATTACTCAGCCTGACCAGTCACTTAAACTAGTGACTAGTGAAACAAAAGGTAATAAgtcaaaaaagcagaaatatatAGCCTAAAGTTAAGGCAtgaaaaacataatgaaattcTTAgaactgtcaatcaatcaacctTAAGCCTTACTAACCTTTTGTTCCTATGCGGAGCAGAACAAGTTCGAGTTAAACTCCAGAGTCCATGACTTGTGCAGTCAGGTGTCCAAGCAGCAACTCATTGTTGAGGATGTGACACTATCTTAAGATCACCCACCATTCGTTTGACACCATCGTCAACATCTCCGCTAGTAGCCAAGGGCCGCCAggcaataaacaataaactctGATCGGAGAATGCTGTTAATAATTAAGGAAAAGGATAGGATGGCCGGTAATGTCACTAATGCACGAACAAACCAATGGCCATGTTGTTGCACGAAGGGAGGTATCAGCGGAAGACTGTCAAAGCAGCTGGAAAAGAGACACTTTATCCAGTACATACAGGTGCTTTTTCCACTCAGTTCTATTGAAATAGGAAGCTGATGcagcaagcttttttttttttttttttttttttggcaaagtaCACCTGAGATGATTACTAAAATGCCCTTGTGGAAACATCATGTCACACCATAAGCCTAAACAGATGCCAGGACGTTGATTAATAATGTGGAAAATTTGACAGTGATGTCCGGATGAGACAAGATAGAGATAAACACATTCTCTAGTATCACCCCAACTCATTAGTACAAATCCCTGGCCCATTTGACAAGAGTTGCATGGGTGTTCTGGCAAACCATGACCACATTCCCAAAATTATATGACTCAAGTTATCCACTAATTCACTGAGTTCCTTGATAAATACACCCTTTTACAACCCAATCAAAAAGTGGGTGCTGGCCTGAAACAAAATTTAAGAACCACTCAGTCTTAAAGATACACCACTTAGGTTAATTTGCTCCAAATTTTTAGAATTCTGCAAATAAGTGGTATCACAGACTGTATGGGGATTCGATTTGGTCCCCTGTAGTACTGTCTAATAGCTCAACATGTCTAATAAACATTCAGATGTGATCCAACCAAGCTTTGTGAGATGCTTATAGATGTGCATCCAGAGGCCTGATGTGAGAGAGGATGAGGGTTTAATGAGACACATGCCTGCAGATCCCTTTATCTTTGGTACAGTGAAGAGTACAATAAGTTCACTAGCTACCCTCTAGTGGTAACAGTGAATTAGACGGCCATAACATTCTTATTGTAAACAGGCACTGATGCCTAATAAACTAcaacatatcttttttttcttatggcaaacaaacaaaaatgtgccaaaaaacCCATAATGATAAACAGAGGGACATTGAGTGTCTTCTGTCTGAGTGTTCTAAAAATACCAATCTGCAACCAAAGTGGCTTTGTCAAGTTtgctgtgagagaaaaacaaaaggaataaatgtgtgtgaaataaaccTAACTCCACGCATTGTTTATTTGATCGCAGCTGTTCTTGAGATGCACGATAAGGAGGAGCAGTTGACAACCCTGAAAGAGTCTGACCTCGTTGCGAGCACACCAAACATGTGGAAATACCAGACACGCAACTCTCTGGTCAATGTCCCAATCCATCTAGGTCGCTGCTCGGAAATTAGATTATCTGACTGACACTTTAGAACCAATGAAACCCTGTGAGCTACAGGTACTCTACAAATGTGTGGCACCACTTGAAATGTAGTTAAAGCATGTGTGCCTCTACATTGCAACTTTCGCCCTATAGGTTTCAAAGCAATTGCCATTATACAAATATCAGGAGACTGGATTTAAAACAGGTTTGTGTTATTTCAGGTAATCTTTCAGATGACCCCTTTGTTGACATCATTCAACAGTTTATCCTAGACATAGCGCTGCCAAGAAACATAATATACCACACAGTCTGCAACTGACGTTGCCCACTCTCCAGAAGTGACAATCATGGCACTTCCAGCCcccctggaaaaaaacatgacacacaaTCAAACGTGTGTTTGAAGCCAATGACATCCTGCTCTCCAAGTCCACAGAGGGATAGAGTTGCCAGTTTCAGGCATCAGAATGGTGAAAACGCTGAAACTTAAGCTCCTGGATCTCATAACGGGCTCAGCCCCTGGGCCTTCCACCTGAGCCACTGGAGAGGGGTAACTGATAGGCCCTAAGCTGGCGGCAGCTCCGGCTGCGTTCGATGCTACAGCGGCCGCTGTGCTAATTAGCTCCCTATTGTTGATGGTGGATTATTTCTGAGGGAGCTCAGCAACCACGCCTCAATGGTTCTCCATAGAAATCCTCTTCACGTATGAGTactgctctcctctgctgacTTATTCATGGTTTCTATTGGCTAACAGCTTCCGTTACTCTGTACATCACTGTGTAGTCTGCGCTATGAGCCTCGCTTGGCCTGAGGCGACAGGCAAGAACTACTTCCTGCAGGTGGACAGGCTGTTATTTTAAGGTTCAACAAGTTTGCTGACAGGGTGGTCCCCAAAGGCTCTTCCAGTTAAtggttctctctctgtttccaatttaaaaacaacttAACAAAAGCTCATATTTCAGTATAAGCTGCAACGTTCTGAGTTCAATTATTATGTAGCCAtttgatggaagaaaaaacaattaaaaaaaaaaaaatcatcaaaatatgctacacacagaaaactgaTCAGTTAATTGAGGCCagttttagattagattagactgacTCCTGCCTTGAACAGGGAGCACAAATACAAGCAAGGTGTTAGCACTAAAATATTCATCAATCAAATTAAGGACTCACATGCTTaccacacaaaacaaaagaactaaTCTCAGAGAGTCCTCAGAGGCAAACTGAGAAGATTAAACCAATCGGCTTCAGTACATGGGCTTAATGGCATCATAAGCCGTCATCCTCCATTTTCTAGACCTCTTAAATTGAGAGCCACTCAATCAAGTTGAGTGGGGAGAGAGAATAACTGTGGCAAAGGACAGGCCTGAATTTAATACAtaacaaattaagaaaatgatTCTCAGTGGTTCCAAGATTTTCCAGATGTCTGCTGCTGACTATGCTCTCCATTCTGGCTTTGATTCTCGGGCCAAGGTAAACAGCGGGGCAAAACTAACACAGAGGCCACAAAccacaaaaatacaaagtgcAAAGTAAAATATATGTAAGAATGAGCTCTTACATTTGTCTCCATGGCACGCAGATATCTGGCACATTCATAGTGTCCGTTGTACTCTGCCAAGTGTGCTGCTGTGAATCCATCAATATCTTGGTCTGAAGGGTTTGCTTGATTGGCCAACAAGATTTTGCAGCACTAAGAGAAAGAATGGATGGCCAACATCAATGAGACCAAAACATACCAACTTAAACCATCATTGGATCGTAAATACATAATTATATCCAACCTCCAACTCTCCATTCTCTGCAGCATCATGAAGTGGGGTCCCTCCCCAGTAGTCCTTCATGACCTTTGAACCCATGTGGAGCAGGCTCTCCAAGATGCAATagtgccccctgctggcagcaAAGTGCAGAGCAGTTGCCCCATCTCTGTCCTGGCAGGACAGGCTTATGTCTGTAAAGGTGACCTATTTGGGGTTGATGAAACAAATTGCTGCACTGactgaacacacaaaaacatatctACCAAATAAAATCTCCCTCTGGGCCCCTCTGTTTTATTCTACCAACCAGCCAGATGACCAGGTCATGGTGGCCCATGTGGGCAGCAGCATGTAGACCAGTCATGCCATCATGGGCCCTTAGGTGGACATCAGCCTCACAGTCCTTCACCAGGTACTCCACCACATGGAGGTGGCCCTCCTGGCAGGCCAGGTACAGTGGAGTGGCACCAGTGCTTGTCTGGTGATTCACACACCTGtagcccaacacacacagacaatacaaATATGAAGCCCTGAGCAGTACAGGAAATggagcaaaatgaaaagtgcataATTACTGATTTTGTCACAGGTATAGCACTCAAAACTGTTGCTGAGGggattaaaatgcaaataaaatacaatttacatTACGATGCAATAAatggaaataacaaaaaaaaaaaaaaaatctaggccCGCTCATGACAAGTCTGATCAACACTTGTGTAAGTCTTGATGGTCATTAGGGAGCTGCCTGAGGACCTTGATCTCGCTCATATAGGGTTTAACACTGTGACATACCATAACTCGGTGCTAGATTAATCTGCATCAAAAATGATGAGCAAAATCTTAAAATTAAATCTAACACTAAATGATAACCAATATAAAGATGCTAACACTGGTGGGTTTTTCCTTCAGCAAGAATCCCAGTAGCCATCTCACACTGTCTCAAGATCTTTTTTGATGTCTGTTGATAGACTGAAGctcagaacattttttttatttatgtccaTCCAAAAGGCTTGCATGAATGAAC contains the following coding sequences:
- the espnla gene encoding espin-like protein; its protein translation is MVLHRTIQAARAGDLATLKELASSGHLSSAITDGQGAGPVHHAARCGRLECLRFLVSESGLSADARALNKATPAHDAAATGHTRELQWLVDQGGCNIEDRDAAGATALHLAARFGCVEVIKWLLSVGGVAEVETNCGAVPAHYAAAKGDLTCLKLLLQQAPGCVNHQTSTGATPLYLACQEGHLHVVEYLVKDCEADVHLRAHDGMTGLHAAAHMGHHDLVIWLVTFTDISLSCQDRDGATALHFAASRGHYCILESLLHMGSKVMKDYWGGTPLHDAAENGELECCKILLANQANPSDQDIDGFTAAHLAEYNGHYECARYLRAMETNLFATDKPIENITPLEGEVKVKPAVLWQPSREDYYQCLSDACRDSNTQMESLQKPENEESPQARYPSPPPAPPSPSSSSPPSIPAQSQKTAATRIEQVHIATSVIKGFGQPKATGSEINVPADKMMLPGAKLLAEKKLLADMGSIKSLKQSEMTGVFTVQANKMVVLPSEEANLSDIDYLVPTHDEKGRPIAEWKRQVMVRQLQTRLLDEEDQRRRENAHRYDKVSWRYSQAHNAILGPFGELLTEDDLIYLEKQIANVSMQRNCEGYELELARLAEELRHILPAPIVNITVNTQFRNFTSQVPLPLWCNRISGIVKSMSLLMTNLTDLPHCKMPNTDLITVFSQTPVRQNSTRGRRERIEDEIHQFGVSVRNLKSNFESENSTVSDDAEAPVMLNSPSQLETPDKQLQLLNASPETDQNSDSGIDYDENVTDVIETTSLRKERIVVLFLGHWKKSAYSVALKSKDAAERKMSDSEPGLDDKSGSGCSGSEESAQSKKMMNSSLGHFFKQRSAVNKMLGNWRSMISSVPSRQIRRLHKQKALYSPEHFLPRLNGVPVDYDSLTLDLFMLGYFHILELELPADERKMRHLLCFEVFDHIGCFAWETVRDFHKAVIQDIEAGNREWKDGFEDIKLKFFGNTVNQSEKPPKVEKHTLPEVRQVPKVIVQTPTPDEEMLGTDISSFSNEEICKYIDRSFAFWKEKEAEIFDFE